Genomic segment of Rhodococcus sp. W8901:
TTCGCGTCGCTGGGACTGCTCCAGACGGGACCGTCGCCCTACGTCGGCGCCGACCCGGCTCTCGCCCAGATCCTGATCGAGGGCGCCGCGCAGGGCCGCGCGAAGGTGGAGGACGCCTTGAAGTCGGGTGCCGGCGACGCCGTGGTGAACGGCTGGCACCAGACCTTCCACGTCTTCGACTACAACGACGACTTCTTCGAGATCGGGACGATCGACGCGCCGGAATGGCGAATCTCGGATCGTGCCAAGGCGATCGGGCTGCGTGCGGCGGCGGCGATGGGTGGGCTGTGGGGTAACCACGGGTACGAGGCTGCCTACAGTCCCATTTACACGGACTCCGACGGCGACCAGTTGACCGGCGACCACACCTACACGATCACCTTCGCGCCCACCCCGCCGGTGGAGGCGTTCTGGTCGATCACCATGTACAGCATGCCGAACTACTACCTGGTGGCGAACCCGTTGGAGCGGTACTCGATCGGTGATCGCACCGACGGCCTCGTCTACGGCGAGGACGGTTCACTCACGGTCACCCTGAGCGCGACCGAACCGGCCGACCCGACGGCGCGTGCGAATTGGCTTCCCACACCGACGGGTTCGTTCCGGCCGTTGCTGCGCATGTATATCCCCGACGAGGCAGTGCTCGACGGCAGCTACCGGATACCGCCGATCGTGAAGTCCGACCGCGGCTGACTCACCCCTTCAGGTATTGCGTCAGCTCCCGGGCCGCGGCGCGCCCCGCGCGATTGGCTCCGATCGTGGAGGCCGACGGCCCGTAGCCGACCAGGTGCACGCGGGGATCGGCTGCCACCTGCGTCGCGAGCCGGCCGGTCATCGTGATGCCGCCGCCGGGGCCGCGCAGGCGCAGCGGTGCCAGGTGGTCGAGCGAGGACCGAAAACCGGTGCACCACAGGATGACGTCGGCGCGTTGCTCGGAGCCGTCGGGCCAGCGCACGCCGGTCTCGGTGATCTCCGCGAACATCGGCAGTCGGTCCAGTACGCCGCGTTCGCGCGCGGCCCGGATCGCGGGTGTGACGGGCAGTCCGGTCACCGACACCGCCGATCCTGGCGGCAGTCCGCGGCGCACCCGTTCCTCGACGAGCGCTACTGCGGCCCTGCCGATCTCGGGCGTGAACGGTTCCTCGCGGAACTGTGGCTCCCGGCGGGTGACCCAGGTGGTGGTGGTGACGCAGGAGATCTCGTCGAGCAACTGCACCGCGGAGATGCCGCCGCCGACCACGATCACGTGCTGCCCCTCGAACTCGCGCGCCGACCGGTAGTCGCGGGTGTGCAACTGGCGTCCGGTGAACCGCTCGGCGCCGGTGACGGCGGGCACGAACGGACGCTCCCATGTGCCCGTCGCGTTGACGAGCCCGCGGGTCAGATAGGTGCCGTCGGGTGTCTCGACGGCCAGCCGCTCGCCGCGATCGCACACGACGGTGGCGTGCGTGGGGCGGTGGACGGGCAGCTCGAAGCGCTTCTCGTAGAGCCCGTAGTAGTGGGGGACGGCGTCGGCCGCCCGGACCGTGTCGGTGTCGGGCCCGAGGGTGTCCGCGAACGGCATCCCCGGGAGGTCGTGCACCCCGTTGACGGTCCGCAGCGTCAGCGACGGCCAGCGGAACTGCCACGCCCCGCCCGGTCCGGGCGCATGGTCGAGCACCACGAACTCCCGTTCGGGGGCGAGCCCGAAACGGCGCAGGTGGTACGCGGTGGACAGGCCCGCCTGCCCCGCCCCGATCACGACAACCTCGAGGTCGGTGTCCATCACGCTCCGATCTGTCATAGCCTGAATCTGCCGCAACGCCTCCGACGGGTCCGTTGTTCCATCGAACTCGGTGTGTCTGTGGATGCTGCGTGACAGGTACTGTTCGGAGCGCACCCGCCGGGGCCCGTCCACACGCGGACGGGGTCCCCGCACCCGAGAAAGCGAGTGGAGCCACATGATCGGGACCAGCCGTGACGGCCACGTAGTCACGCTCGAGCTACAGCGTCCGGATCGACGCAACGCCCTCAACTCCGAGTTGTGCATCGCGCTGCGCGAGGGCCTCGAGAAGGCGGTCGCGGAGGAGGCCCGGGTGGTGGTGCTCACCGGTCAGGGCACCGCGTTCTGTGCGGGTGCCGACCTGTCCGGCGACGTCTACGCCGAGGGATTCACCGACACGCTGCTCGAGATGCTGCACACCATCGACTCGATCCCGATCCCGGTGATCGCCGCGATCAACGGCCCCGCGATCGGGGCCGGTACCCAGCTCGCACTGGCGTCGGACCTGCGCGTGGTCGCGTCCGAGGCGCGCTTCGGGATCCCGGCGGCGAAGCTCGGGATCACGGTGGACAAGTGGACGGTGCGCCGGTTGGTGTCGCTCGTCGGCGGCGGACCGGCGCGGACCATGCTGCTCGGCGCCGAGATGCTCTCGGCGGAAGAGGCTTTCGCGCGCGGACTGGCGAACAAGATCGGTGACCTCGTCGCGGCGCAGGAGTGGGCGCGCACCATCGCGGAGCTCGCTCCGCTGTCGGTTCGGCACCTCAAGCTCGTTTTCAACGACGACGGGACCCGCGAGCCGCAGACCGAGGAGCAGCTCGCCGCGTTGTTCGCGGCCTGGGGCAGCGACGACGCGCAGGAGGCCCGCGCGGCCCGCGCGGAGAAGCGCGCACCGGAATTTCGGGGTAGGTAGAACCAGCGCAGGCAGGGGAGCGGAATGGTCATGATCGGCAGAGGTGTCCTGGTCGCGGCAGCGGCAGCGGCCGCGGGATGGGTGGCACGGGCCGCGTGGGGAGCGGTGCCGGCGCTGGGTGCGTCGCGAGCCGCGATCAAGCCGTATGCCGCGGCGTCACCGCGGTACCGGGACAGCCGGTTCCACAACTCCGATCCCAGTTCATCCCTGCCGGCGGGCTCCCAGTCCGGGCTCGCGAAGGCGTTCCTCACACGCGGAACCACGGGACGCCCGCGCCGGGAGATCCCGCTCGCGACGCCTCTCGCGCCGGCCGCCGCGGGCGAACTCGCGGTGACGTGGTTCGGGCACTCGAGTGTGCTCGTCGAGGTCGACGGTCGTCGTGTATTGGCGGACCCCGTATGGAGCGAACGGGTTTCGCCGTCGTCCGTCGTGGGCCCGGCGCGCATGCATCCGGTGCCGATGTCGTTGGCGGACCTGCCCGCGATCGACGCCGTGGTGATATCGCACGACCACTACGACCACCTGGACCAGGCCACCGTCACCGCCCTCGCCCGCACACAGGAGACCGTGTTCGTGGTTCCGCTCGGGGTCGGGGCGCACCTGCGGCGCTGGAACGTCCCGGACGAACGGATCGTCGAACTCGACTGGGACGAGCTGGCCGAGGTTGCGGGACTGACCCTCACCTGTACCGAGGCCCGGCACTTCTCCGGACGCGGGATCGCCCGCGACACGACGCTGTGGGCGTCCTGGGTGATCGCCGGGCCGCAGCGGAAGGTGTTCTTCGGCGGCGACTCGGGCTACACGCCGCGTTTCGCGGATCTGGGCCGCGCGTACGGGCCGTTCGACGTGACGCTGCTGCCGGTCGGCGCGTACGACGAGCGCTGGCCCGACATCCACATGAACCCGGAGGAGGCCGTGCGGACCCACCTCGACGTGGGCGGCGCGCTGCTGATCCCCATCCACTGGGCCACCTTCAATCTCGCCTTCCACCCGTGGGGGGAGCCGATCGCCCGCGTCGCGGATGCGGCCGCGGCGGCCGAAGTCACGATGGCGGTGCCCATGGTGGGGCAGCGCATCGACGCGCTCCGGCCGCCGACCCAGAAGACGTGGTGGGACGAACTGGGCTGACCCCGGCCCGGACGCGGGGCTACTTGCGGCGCAGGGCCGACACCAGCTTCCGGGTACCGCGCAGCAGTCCACCGTTGCAGATGTCGACGAAGGCCCGCGTCGCCTCGGGCGTGACGGCGCCCTGCGAGAGCATCGTCATCATCCGCGGCGGCAGCTCCTGCAGCGACCGTGCGAACAGCAGCGACAGCGGATCGTCCTCGTCGGTGGCCGGGATCATCGCCGCGACCTTCCGTCGCATCACCGTCGTCAGCAGTGTCGCCGCGGGGTGGCGGATGTCGGCGAGCGGGGTGTCGACGGTGTAGTGCCCGGGCGCGTCGACGACGTTGTCGGGCAGCGGGCGACCGTACAGTTCGGCGAACGCGTCGCGGTCGAACGCCGGTGACCCGTGATACCCGGCCGGGCCGGGTGCGAAGCCCGTGCGGTCCGACTCGAGCGTCACCGTCGCCGACGCCCGGATGTCGCGGGACGACGCTCCGACGCGGATCTCGAAATCGCCGGATTCGATCGACCAGTCGTCGACCGTCGTGTCCCAGAACGCGAATGCTCGGCGATCCAGTTGCACTGTGACGCGGCGTGATTCGCCCGGGACCAGGTGCACCTTGGTGAACCCGGCGAGTTCCTGATCGGGCCGGAAGACGGTGGACTCGACGTCCCGCACGTAAACCTGGACCACGTCGCTGCCCGGCCGGTCGCCGGTGTTGGTCACCCGGACGCTGACATCGAAGCGCTGCTCGGACGCGTCGTCGTTCTCCACTTCGATGATCTCGAGTTCGGTCCAGTCGAACGTCGTGTAGCTCAGTCCGTGGCCGAACGGGTAGCGGACGTCGACGTCGGCGGCGTCGTAGTAGCGGTACCCGACGTACACGCTCTCCCGATACTCCACCTGCGCCGGCCCCGCGGGCCACACGTGCACCGGGTTGTCGGTCACTCGCAGCGGGAACGTCTCGGCCAGTCGGCCGCCGGGCTCGGCGTCGCCGATCAGGACCCGGGCGACCGCGCTACCGGAGGCCTGTCCGCCGAGGTACCCCTCGAGGATCGCGGCGACGTCGTCGTGCCACGGCATCGTCACCGGGGCGCCGTTCGCGAGCACGACCACCACGCGCGGACAGGCCTCGGCGACCGCGGCGATCAGTGCGTCGTGACCGGCCGGCAGATCCAGGTTCGCGCGATCGACACCCTCGGTCTCGTAGCTGTCGGGCAGGCCCGCGAACACCACCGCGACGTCCGCCGCCCCGGCCACCCGGCGAGCCTCGTCGAGCAGCGCGGGTTCGGTGCGGCCCGAGCCGCGCACGTAGCCCGGCGCGTAGGACAGGCGGTCCGCGCCGACCTGCTCCGTCAGGTCGGTCCATGCGTCGTCGACGCGATGCGGGTTGATCCCGGAGCTACCGGCGCCCTGGTAGCGCGGCTGCTTGGCGAACTCGCCGATCACGGCGATGCGTTCGGTGGAGCCGATCGGCAGCACGCCGTCGTTCTTCAGCAGCACCGTGCCCGCCTGCGCCGCACGCCGCGCGAGGGTGTGGTGGGCCGCATGGTCGTAGCCCTTCTCTGCGGTGCGCGCCGGGACCGTGCGCTCGATCAGCCGCCGCACCGACTCGGCGGCCCGGTCGAGGGCGGCGGCACTCAGTTCGCCGGTGCGCACCGCCTCGAGCACCGCGTCGTCGCCGCGCCCGCCGTAGCCGGGCATCTCCAGATCCAGGCCCGCCTCGAGGCAGGTGGACCGCCGGGTCACCGCGCCCCAGTCGGAGACGACCAGACCGTCGAACCCCCAGGCGTCGCGCAGGACGTCGGTCAGCAGGAAGCGGTGCTCGGCGCAGTGGGTGCCGTTCACCCGGTTGTAGGCCGCCATCACCGTCGCCGGCCGGGCCGCGACGACGGCGTGCTCGAAGCTCGCCAGGTAGATCTCCCGCAGCGCGCGATCGTCGACGAGCGCGTCGACGCTGTAGCGGCGGAACTCCTGGTTGTTGACGGCGAAGTGCTTGAGGGAGGCGCCGACGCCGGTCGACTGCACGCCCCGGATCCAGGCCGCGGCCATCCGGGACGACAGGAACGGATCCTCCGAGAAGTACTCGAAGTTCCGCCCGCACAGCGCGCTGCGCTTGATGTTCGCGCCCGGGCCGAGCAGGACGCTGACGTCCTCGCTGCGGGCCTCGGCGCCGAGCGCGACACCCACCTCCTCGAGCAGTTCGACGTCCCACGTCGCCGCGAGGGCAGATGCGGTGGGAAAGCAGGTCGCCGGAACGGATTCCATGGCGTACCCGGCATCGGTGCGCTGCTTGCGGAGGCCGTGCGGCCCGTCGGTGAGCATGATGGCGGGAAGTCCCGTCCCAGCGGGAGCCTGGGTGTTCCAGAAGTCGGCACCCGATGTGAGGGATACCTGCTCGTGTGTCGTCATGTGACCAGCATGCCCGTGGCGCCTCACACAGCGGACTGTCTGTGGCAAACGGGACGGCTTGGAATAGCCTTCGTGTCATGGCAACGGACGACCCCACCGAAGGCGGCGCTGTCGGCACCCTCGAGACCGACCCCCGGCACATCGAGAACGGTCTCACGGCCGTCGAGGTGGCGACGCGGGTCGCGAACGGGCAGACCAACGACGTTCCCGACCGAGCGAGTCGCTCGGTCAAGGACATCATCCGCTCGAACGTGTTCACCCGGATCAACGCGATCCTCGGTGTCCTGTTGATCATCGTGCTGTCGACGGGCTCGATCGTGGACGGAATGTTCGGTCTGCTGATCGTCGCCAACAGCGGGATCGGCATCATCCAGGAGATTCGCGCCAAACGAACCCTCGATCAGCTGGCGATCGTGAGCCAGGCCAAGCCGATCGTGCGCCGCGACGGCACGGCCGCCGCTCTCGCCCCGCGCGATGTGGTGCTCGACGACATCGTCGAGCTCGGGCCCGGCGACCAGATCGTGGTCGACGGCGTCGTGGTCGAGGCGTCGGCGCTCGAGGTGGACGAGTCCATGCTCACCGGCGAGGCCGACCCGGTGCACAAGCCGAACGGTTCGCTTGTGCTGTCGGGCAGCTTCGTCGTCGCCGGCAGCGGCGCCTACCGCGCGACCAAGGTGGGCCGGGACGCGTACGCCGCGAAGCTCGCCGAGGAAGCCAGCAAGTTCACGCTGGTGCACTCCGAACTGCGTTCGGGTATCGACAAGATCCTCAAGTTCATCACCTACCTGATGATTCCGGCGGGTCTGCTCATCATCTACAACCAGCTGTTCTCGAGCGGTCAGGACATCGGTCCCGCCCTCAACGGCATGGTCGCGGCGCTCGTGCCGATGGTCCCCGAGGGACTCGTGCTGATGACCTCGATCGCGTTCGCGGTCGGTGTCGTCAGGCTGGGTCAGCGCCAGTGCCTCGTCCAGGAGTTACCGGCCATCGAGGGCCTGGCCCGGGTCGACGTCGTGTGCGCGGACAAGACCGGCACGCTCACCGAGAACGGTATGCGGCTGTCCGAGGTGCGCACCGCCCGATCCGACGACACCCAGGCGTCGCGCGCACTCGCGGCGATGGCGGCCGACGATCCGCGCCCCAACGCGAGCATGCTCGCGATCAAGGAGGCGCTCTCCGACGATCCGGGCTGGGAGCCCACCGCGGTGGCACCGTTCTCGTCGGCGAAGAAGTGGAGCGGGCAGTCCTACGGCAACAACGGCAACTGGCTGCTCGGCGCCCCCGACGTCCTGCTCGACCCCGACAGCGACATGGCCCGGCAGGCCGAGGAGATCGGCGCCCAGGGCCTGCGCGTGCTGCTGCTCGGCAGCAGTGACCGGGCCGTCGACGCTGCGGACGCGCCCGGCGTCGTCACCCCGCGCGCCCTCGTGGTTCTCGACCAGAAGGTGCGCCCCGACGCCCGCGAGACCCTCGAGTACTTCGCGAGCCAGAAGGTGGATGTCAAGGTCATCTCGGGCGACAACGCCGTGTCGGTCGGTGCCGTCGCGAGCTCGCTGGGACTGGCCGGCGGCGAGCAGGCAATCGATGCCCGGCAGCTGCCCGAGGACCAGGACGAGCTGGCCGACGTGCTCGACGAGTCCACCACCTTCGGTCGCGTGCGACCCGATCAGAAGCGCGCCATGGTCGGCGCGCTGCAGTCGCGCGGGCACACGGTCGCGATGACCGGCGACGGCGTCAACGACGTGCTCGCACTCAAGGACGCCGACATCGGAGTCGCGATGGGCTCGGGCAGTCCCGCGACCCGTGCCGTTGCGCAGATCGTGCTGTTGGACAACAAGTTCGCGACCCTGCCGTACGTCGTCGGTGAGGGCCGGCGGGTGATCGGCAACATCGAGCGCGTCTCGAATCTATTCCTGACCAAGACCGTGTACTCGGTGCTGCTGGCGTTCCTCATCGGCATCTCCGGCGTGGTGGCACAGATCTTCGGTTTCGATCCGCTGCCGTACCCGTTCCTGCCGCGGCACGTGACGATCGCGGCCTGGTTCACGATCGGTATCCCGGCATTCATCCTGTCGCTCGCACCCAACAACGAGCGCGCCCGCAGCGGGTTCGTCGGGCGGGTCATGCGGTTGGCGATCCCGTCCGGCGTCATCATCGGCGTCGCGACGTACGTGTCGTACCTGCTCGCCTACAAGGGCGTGAATGCCACCGAACAGGAGGTGGAGCAGGCCGGCACCACCGCTCTCATCACCCTCATCATGATCGCGCTGTGGGTGCTGGCCGTGGTCGCCCGCCCGTACACGTGGTGGAAGATCGTGCTGCTCGTGGGCTCGGTGCTCGGGTACGTCGTCCTGTTCGGATTCGATTTCACCCGCGAGTTCTTCAAGCTGGATCCCTCCAACGTGGCGGCCACGACCGGTGCGCTCGGGATCGGGCTGGTCGGTGTCGTGTTGGTCGAGATCGCCTGGTGGGTGACCGGCCGGATCCACGGTGAGCACCGGCGCCTGTTCGCGTCGAGCGACGATCTTCCCGGCGTGCACGCAGCGTGATCGGAGGGTGACACGACGGTTCCCGAGTGCGTCTCGGGAACCGTCGGACCGGCTGTTCGAACTATGTTGCGCAATCCCGACAAATTCCGTGATCTCTGTCGTAAAGTCCACCGCGCAGACACGACGGACCAATGGATTTCGGTCGGGATGAAGGGGACAGCCATTTCAGCGCAACTGTTGTCGGAGAAGCATGCCGAAGTGATTCGGGCGACGTTGCCCGTGGTGGGCGAGAACATCGGCGCCATCACTGGGCTGTTCTACACCAAGCTGTTCGATGCGGCTCCGGCGCTCGAGCGCGACGTGTTCAACAGGAGCAATCAGGCTCGGGGCGAACAGCAGAAGGCGTTGGCCGGTTCCATCGCCAATTTCGCGACGCTTCTGATCTCGGAGACCGACGAGGATCCTCGTACGACGATCGGTCGGATCGCGCACAAGCATGCTTCGCTCGGCGTGAGCGAACCCCAGTACGACGTGGTGCACACTTTCCTGTTCGAGGCCATCGTGGAGGTGCTCGGCGACGCGGTGACTCCCGACGTCGCGGAAGCGTGGGACGCCGTGTACTGGCTCCTGGCCAATGCCCTGATCGACGCCGAGAAGCAGCTCTACAAGGACGCCGACGTCGACCCCGACACCGTCCTGCGAGAGGTTCAGGTCCTGGAGGTCGTCAGGCGTACCGAGGACGTGGTCTCGCTCGTCCTCGATGCCAGTGGGTTCCAGGAGCCCGTTCCCGGTCAGTACCTGTCGATCGGCGTGGAACTGCCCGACGGCGCGCGTCAGATCCGCCAGTACTCCATCGTCGACTTCGGCAACGGCAGGATCGAGGTGGCGGTCAAGCGGGACAAGAGCGATCCGCGGGGCGAGGTGTCCAACTTCGTCCATGACCATGTCGCCGGGGGATCCACGGTGATCGCGTCGCCGCCCTTCGGCGATGTCGCCCTCCCCGAGGGCGCCGGCCGAGTCTTCTTGCTGTCCAAGGGCATCGGCAACGCCCCGTTCGTCGGGATTCTCCACGGTATGGTCGCCCAGGGCCGGAAGAATCCGGTTGTCGTGATCCATGCCGATCCGGACAGCGCATCCCACGCCTTCGCCGACACCACCGCGGACCTGGTCGAGAAGCTGGGTGGGGAACACGTCTTCTGCTACTCGGAGTCCGACGACACATTCGCTCGAGCGATCGAGGACCTCGCCGTCGAGGACACCGACAGCGCTCTCATCTGTGGCTCGGTGGACTTCGTCGCCGCCACCCACAAGCTGCTCGACGTCGCCGGCGTCGCGGACTCCCGGATCCATTACGAGGTCTTCGGGCCGGATTCCTGGCTCCGATCCTGATCACTCCATAGGCGTGAATACGTGGTGGGGCCATTCCCGTATGGCCCCACCCGTATTCTGTTCAGCCCTTTCCAGCAGGGGTGGAAGCTCTTTGTGGCAGAGAACGAAGGACTAGAAGGATGACCCTGACCCGGTCTGGGGTGGGTGCGGAATTAGATCATCGAGAATCCCTTCGCTACGAACCGTTCACGAAAACTCGCGAGGTCGCGTCGCTGATGCGGGACGCAGAAATGTGGGGTTCGACGACGTCCGACCTCGATTCGTACCTGGAATCCCTGGAGCTCCAGTACTACCTGAAGGGGGTTCTGGGTGTCTTCCAGGAATCCGACGCCCTGTACCGCCCCCATGTCGCCTCTCCCGACGTTTCCGGGCCGGTCACCCGTCTGATCATCGCCCTCCAGGACAAGTTCGGTCCTCGATTCCACGATGGGGTTTCCGACTCGTCCGTGGAGGTCGCCTTTCATCAGGGGGTCGGCGATGGATTGTCCGCCGTTTTTCATTGGTCTCGAAAGGTCGTGACTATCTGATGTCCGAAGCCGTTGTTGCGCCGAATTCGTCGCTCCTTTCGCCTGCATCCCTGCCCGTCATCGAGGCGACGCTGCCCGTGGTGGGCGCGAATCTGGGCCGGATCAGCAGTGTCTTCTACAAGAACCTGTTCGACAGTCTCCCTGCGCTGGAGAAGGACCTCTTCAACCAGACGAACCAGGAGAGCGGGGAGCAGCAGAAGGCACTGGCCGGCGCGATCGCGGCCTTCGCCACCCTGCTGGTCACCGAGGATGCGCCGCCGGTCGACCACGTCATGTCGCGAATCGCCGCCAAGCACGCCTCGCTGGGCATCGCCCCGGTGCACTACGACATGGTTCACCGCGCGCTGTTCAAGGCCATCGTCGAGGTGCTCGGGGACGCGGTGACCGCGGAGGTCGCCGCGGCGTGGGACGAGGTCTACTGGCTCATGGCCAACTCGCTCATCAGGCAGGAAGCCGCGGTCTACGAGAGGGCCGGGGTGCCCACCGCGCAGATCTGGTCCGCGCTCACCGTCGTCGGTCGCCGCGAGGTCGCCCCGGGCGTGTGGACGTTCACCCTCGCCGGAGACGAGAACTCCCCGATGCATCAGTTCGAGGCCGGCCAGTACATCTCCGTGTCGGTGATCTACGAGGACGGCAGTCGCCAGATCCGTCAGTACACCGCGATGAAGGGCCAGGATCCGGGAACCTGGGAGTTCACCGTCGGTGCGGTGCCGGGCGGCCGCGTGTCGAACAAGTTGATCGCCGAGATCGGCGTCGGGTACCCCCTCGTGGTGTCGATCCCGTCGGGGACGTCGTATCCGATTCCGGCGGACGGTCCGATCGTGCTCGGTTCGTCCGGTGTGGGTTCCGCGCTGACGGTCGCCGTCCTCCAGAAGATGGTCGAGGATGGGGACACCCGCCCGGTGCACGTCTTCCATGTCGACTCCGGCGAGGCGTCCTTCGGCCACCGTGGCCAGGTTCGGGAACTGCTGTCTGCGTACGCGGGCAGGACGTCGATCGAGACCTTCTACGCCGGTGCCCTCGAGGAAGGCATCGCGCAGCTGCGCAAACACGACTGGGATCGCAACGCCGACGTGTACCTGTGCGGATCGCCCCAGTTCATGCGGCAGGTTCGCAAGATCGCGGTGGTCAAGGGGGTCCGTCCGGAGCGCATCCACTACGAGGTGTTCGCCCCGGATTCGTGGCTCGGCTTCGACTGACGGGGAGCCGGTCGACGGTGTCGCTCACATCACGTGCATGATGCATATCGCGTGTGGTCCGTAGTGGGAGTGAGGCAGAGTGACCGATTCGACCGAGCAGCAGAAGCTCCTCTACGTCTTCGACGGGTTGACCGACGACGAGATCGCCCGCGAGGCGGATCTCTACGGCCCGTTGACCGACAGCGTCCGTGAACTGATCGAACTGACCCTCGCCACCGAGGTCGAGGCCGCGGACATCGCCCGGGCCCGCGAGCACATCGAGGCGGCGAAGGAGTTGCTGGGCAAGCGCACCCGGCCCACCCCGTTCGGCGTGCGGTGGGGTGCGTCGGGGACGAAGCGGACGTGGGGCAACGCCGCGGTCGGATTGCGCAACGCCGTCGCGCCGCCGCTGACCGTGAACCGCGACCCCGACGGCCGCGTGTGGGCGGACTTCCACCTCGGGATGCCGTACGAGGGTCCGGCCGGCCTGACCCACGGAGGTGTGTCGGCCCTCGTGCTCGACCAGGTTCTCGGTGAGGCTGCGGAGGCCGGCGGCGCCCCGGGTATGACCGCGACCCTGACCCTGCGCTACCTCCGGCCGACCCCGCTGGGCAAGCTCCACGCGGAGGCGCGCATCGACCGGGTCGAGGGGGTCAAGACCTTCGTCACCGGCCACCTGGCGGGTCCCGACGGCGTGTGCATCGAGGCCGAGGGCATCTTCATCCTGCCGCGCTGGGCGCGTGGCGGCGACGGATCGGGACCGGTGCCGGTGCCGGTGCCGGGACCGGCCTGAGCGGCCGGTGACGGCACCCGCTGTGGAAAACACCGCGACCAGGGTGTGAAACTGGTTGCGCGGCGCAGTGGCCGTGGACGAACCCGAGGAGGATGTCGGTATGGGATTCATGGATTCGGTCAAGGGACTGGTCGACAAGGGGCAGGAGCTGGCTGCCGAGCACTCCGACAAGGTGCAGGACGTGATCGACAAGGCGGCCGACATCGCCGACGAGAAGACCGGCGGCAAGTACAGCGACAAGATCGACAAGGCCGCCGAGGCGGCCAAGAAGGTTGTGCCCCCGAAGGAATGACGGTGTGAGCCGGCCTGCCGGCGCAGGGCGGCGCGGCAGCGAGTGACGGGGGCCCGGTCGGCGGCACAATCGTCGTGTGAACGGAACCCTCGTACTGCTCGTCATCATCGTGTCGATCGCGGTGACGAGCCTGGCCAAGCGGCGGGACCTGCAGGTTCCCCTCATTCTCGTGGCCGTCGGCTCGGCGGCGTCGTTCATCCCGGGCATGCCCCGGCTGGAGCCGTCGTATCGCCGACCGACGCCGTCAGCGCGGTCACCGTGGGACGCAGGCTCGGGCTGCCGAAACGCCTGCTCGCCATCCTCACCGGTGAGGGCCTGCTCAACGACGCGACCGCGCTGACCCTGTTCACCGTGGGTGTCGCGGCCGTCGCGGGGACCCGCGTGGTCGTGGAGCAACCGGTGCTGTTCTTCCTCTACGAGGTGGTCGGCGGTGTCGTCATCGGCCTCGTGACGGCCACCGTCGTGCGCTTCGTGCGCGCGCGGATGTACGACTCACCGCTCGAAACCGTTCTGGGACTGGTCCTGCCGTTCGCGGCCTACCTTGCCGCCGAGGAGATCCACACCTCCGGGGTGCTCGCCGTCGTGGTCGCCGGATTCGTCATGGGCCACCACGCGACCAACGTGTCGATCCCGACCCGGCTGCAGGAACGCTCGCTGTGGGCGACGCTCGACATG
This window contains:
- a CDS encoding enoyl-CoA hydratase; its protein translation is MIGTSRDGHVVTLELQRPDRRNALNSELCIALREGLEKAVAEEARVVVLTGQGTAFCAGADLSGDVYAEGFTDTLLEMLHTIDSIPIPVIAAINGPAIGAGTQLALASDLRVVASEARFGIPAAKLGITVDKWTVRRLVSLVGGGPARTMLLGAEMLSAEEAFARGLANKIGDLVAAQEWARTIAELAPLSVRHLKLVFNDDGTREPQTEEQLAALFAAWGSDDAQEARAARAEKRAPEFRGR
- a CDS encoding NAD(P)-binding domain-containing protein, producing MDTDLEVVVIGAGQAGLSTAYHLRRFGLAPEREFVVLDHAPGPGGAWQFRWPSLTLRTVNGVHDLPGMPFADTLGPDTDTVRAADAVPHYYGLYEKRFELPVHRPTHATVVCDRGERLAVETPDGTYLTRGLVNATGTWERPFVPAVTGAERFTGRQLHTRDYRSAREFEGQHVIVVGGGISAVQLLDEISCVTTTTWVTRREPQFREEPFTPEIGRAAVALVEERVRRGLPPGSAVSVTGLPVTPAIRAARERGVLDRLPMFAEITETGVRWPDGSEQRADVILWCTGFRSSLDHLAPLRLRGPGGGITMTGRLATQVAADPRVHLVGYGPSASTIGANRAGRAAARELTQYLKG
- a CDS encoding DUF1254 domain-containing protein: MTNPSSDSAVNVESAVMAFIYGFAPVFNLSQVQRFVTTGVGANAAAPFNSFSHATDLAGPEDTFVSINNDTVYSMAQLDLGVGPLLLDVPDTADAYFVLQFVDAWTNNFAYIGKRATGTQAGTYVLVPPGWPGELPAGATPVHCSTRIVSVVGRWACDGPGDLPRVQKLQDQTSLSAMTSTDPEGLPEPDPAVPEELLFWEKLRLYLQAFPPAPRDLALQHAFASLGLLQTGPSPYVGADPALAQILIEGAAQGRAKVEDALKSGAGDAVVNGWHQTFHVFDYNDDFFEIGTIDAPEWRISDRAKAIGLRAAAAMGGLWGNHGYEAAYSPIYTDSDGDQLTGDHTYTITFAPTPPVEAFWSITMYSMPNYYLVANPLERYSIGDRTDGLVYGEDGSLTVTLSATEPADPTARANWLPTPTGSFRPLLRMYIPDEAVLDGSYRIPPIVKSDRG
- a CDS encoding glycoside hydrolase family 3 C-terminal domain-containing protein gives rise to the protein MTTHEQVSLTSGADFWNTQAPAGTGLPAIMLTDGPHGLRKQRTDAGYAMESVPATCFPTASALAATWDVELLEEVGVALGAEARSEDVSVLLGPGANIKRSALCGRNFEYFSEDPFLSSRMAAAWIRGVQSTGVGASLKHFAVNNQEFRRYSVDALVDDRALREIYLASFEHAVVAARPATVMAAYNRVNGTHCAEHRFLLTDVLRDAWGFDGLVVSDWGAVTRRSTCLEAGLDLEMPGYGGRGDDAVLEAVRTGELSAAALDRAAESVRRLIERTVPARTAEKGYDHAAHHTLARRAAQAGTVLLKNDGVLPIGSTERIAVIGEFAKQPRYQGAGSSGINPHRVDDAWTDLTEQVGADRLSYAPGYVRGSGRTEPALLDEARRVAGAADVAVVFAGLPDSYETEGVDRANLDLPAGHDALIAAVAEACPRVVVVLANGAPVTMPWHDDVAAILEGYLGGQASGSAVARVLIGDAEPGGRLAETFPLRVTDNPVHVWPAGPAQVEYRESVYVGYRYYDAADVDVRYPFGHGLSYTTFDWTELEIIEVENDDASEQRFDVSVRVTNTGDRPGSDVVQVYVRDVESTVFRPDQELAGFTKVHLVPGESRRVTVQLDRRAFAFWDTTVDDWSIESGDFEIRVGASSRDIRASATVTLESDRTGFAPGPAGYHGSPAFDRDAFAELYGRPLPDNVVDAPGHYTVDTPLADIRHPAATLLTTVMRRKVAAMIPATDEDDPLSLLFARSLQELPPRMMTMLSQGAVTPEATRAFVDICNGGLLRGTRKLVSALRRK
- a CDS encoding MBL fold metallo-hydrolase, producing MIGRGVLVAAAAAAAGWVARAAWGAVPALGASRAAIKPYAAASPRYRDSRFHNSDPSSSLPAGSQSGLAKAFLTRGTTGRPRREIPLATPLAPAAAGELAVTWFGHSSVLVEVDGRRVLADPVWSERVSPSSVVGPARMHPVPMSLADLPAIDAVVISHDHYDHLDQATVTALARTQETVFVVPLGVGAHLRRWNVPDERIVELDWDELAEVAGLTLTCTEARHFSGRGIARDTTLWASWVIAGPQRKVFFGGDSGYTPRFADLGRAYGPFDVTLLPVGAYDERWPDIHMNPEEAVRTHLDVGGALLIPIHWATFNLAFHPWGEPIARVADAAAAAEVTMAVPMVGQRIDALRPPTQKTWWDELG